In Vanessa atalanta chromosome 19, ilVanAtal1.2, whole genome shotgun sequence, one DNA window encodes the following:
- the LOC125071525 gene encoding zinc finger protein 1 homolog isoform X1 produces MKSMDFKNICRICLESNKQTFDIYNSYYAKKKVLYCEMLSNCTKLRPLERDGLPRLICKDCSRQLKRTYAFNKQCENSEKTLRSYLKNPLYHTSVNENLIEINIDDIKTENIDVKEENTELTLKHNRATFDLKEEKINDDGDDSGWDADDDNVILGQIKQKKSLTESLEHNDNIIEPRTWGIELENSRVLEKPKKNVDDILVERKKLCKSKIREKIEPVVHQCDVCGKCLSTKSNLKAHKICHTNLRPFRCDDCPATFRGYSALFQHRKVHSGAQSYHCEYCSKPFRRRTGLINHIRAHTGEKLHSCTICFKNFVQKAQLSTHMKRHKGDKSYLCQECGKGFSVKSDLTVHQRTHNGEKPYACHLCEKTFATSGNLSIHVRIHNKEVKYTCPECQRGFVTYSSYTVHVKRHRGQRDYRCDCGKTFYTSSALKQHRVVHSGLKRYQCKLCERRFAQPSHLTRHFRRDHAPPDAPLPPPHHFRRVLTDADLAPAALRPDPPAP; encoded by the exons ATGAAGtcaatggattttaaaaacatatgcCGTATTTGTCTCgaatcaaataaacaaactttcgatatttataatagttattatgctaaaaaaaaggttttatactGCGAGATGTTATCAAATTGCACTAAACTAAGA CCTTTGGAAAGAGATGGTCTACCGCGCCTTATATGTAAAGATTGTAGTCGCCAATTAAAGCGAACATATGCCTTTAACAAACAATGTGAAAACAGTGAAAAAACATTAAGAtcctatttaaaaaatccatTGTACCACACATCAGTCAATGAAAATCTcatagaaattaatattgatgatataaaGACGGAAAATATTGATGTCAAAGAGGAGAATACAGAATTAACACTCAAACACAATCGAGCAACATTTGATCTCAAAGAAG aaaaaataaatgatgatggAGATGATAGTGGTTGGGACGCTGATGACGACAATGTTATACTCGGACagattaaacagaaaaaaagttTAACGG AATCACTTGAACACAATGATAACATTATAGAACCAAGAACGTGGGGTATAGAACTAGAAAACTCTCGAGTCCTAgagaaaccaaaaaaaaatgtagatg atatattggttgaaagaaaaaaattatgcaaaAGTAAAATCAGGGAAAAAATag AGCCCGTGGTGCACCAGTGCGACGTGTGCGGCAAGTGTCTCAGCACCAAGAGCAACCTGAAGGCGCATAAGATCTGCCACACCAACCTCCGGCCCTTCCGCTGCGACGACTGTCCCGCCACATTCAG AGGCTACAGCGCCCTGTTCCAGCACCGCAAGGTGCACTCGGGCGCGCAGTCCTACCACTGCGAGTACTGCTCCAAGCCCTTCCGACGTCGCACGGGACTCATCAACCACATCCGCGCACACACAG GAGAAAAGTTGCACAGCTGTACCATCTGCTTCAAGAACTTCGTGCAGAAGGCGCAGCTGTCGACGCACATGAAGCGACACAAGGGAGACAAGAGCTACCTCTGCCAGGAGTGCGGGAAAG GTTTCTCCGTAAAGTCCGACTTGACGGTCCACCAACGGACACACAACGGGGAGAAACCCTACGCCTGCCACCTCTGCGAGAAGACCTTCGCGACCTCCGGCAACCTCTCCATACACGTGCGGATACACAACAAGGAAGTCAA GTACACGTGCCCCGAGTGCCAGCGCGGCTTCGTGACGTACAGCTCGTACACCGTGCACGTGAAGCGGCACCGCGGCCAGCGCGACTACCGCTGCGACTGCGGCAAGACCTTCTACACGTCGTCCGCGCTCAAGCAGCACCGCGTCGTGCACAGCGGCCTCAAGCGCTACCAGTGCAAGCTGTGCGAGCGCCGCTTCGCGCAGCCCAGCCACCTCACGCGCCACTTCCGGCGCGACCACGCGCCGCCCGACGCGCCGCTGCCGCCCCCCCACCACTTCCGGCGCGTGCTGACCGACGCCGACCTGGCGCCCGCCGCGCTGCGCCCGGACCCGCCCGCGCCCTAG
- the LOC125071525 gene encoding zinc finger protein 501-like isoform X2 — MKSMDFKNICRICLESNKQTFDIYNSYYAKKKVLYCEMLSNCTKLRPLERDGLPRLICKDCSRQLKRTYAFNKQCENSEKTLRSYLKNPLYHTSVNENLIEINIDDIKTENIDVKEENTELTLKHNRATFDLKEEKINDDGDDSGWDADDDNVILGQIKQKKSLTESLEHNDNIIEPRTWGIELENSRVLEKPKKNVDEPVVHQCDVCGKCLSTKSNLKAHKICHTNLRPFRCDDCPATFRGYSALFQHRKVHSGAQSYHCEYCSKPFRRRTGLINHIRAHTGEKLHSCTICFKNFVQKAQLSTHMKRHKGDKSYLCQECGKGFSVKSDLTVHQRTHNGEKPYACHLCEKTFATSGNLSIHVRIHNKEVKYTCPECQRGFVTYSSYTVHVKRHRGQRDYRCDCGKTFYTSSALKQHRVVHSGLKRYQCKLCERRFAQPSHLTRHFRRDHAPPDAPLPPPHHFRRVLTDADLAPAALRPDPPAP; from the exons ATGAAGtcaatggattttaaaaacatatgcCGTATTTGTCTCgaatcaaataaacaaactttcgatatttataatagttattatgctaaaaaaaaggttttatactGCGAGATGTTATCAAATTGCACTAAACTAAGA CCTTTGGAAAGAGATGGTCTACCGCGCCTTATATGTAAAGATTGTAGTCGCCAATTAAAGCGAACATATGCCTTTAACAAACAATGTGAAAACAGTGAAAAAACATTAAGAtcctatttaaaaaatccatTGTACCACACATCAGTCAATGAAAATCTcatagaaattaatattgatgatataaaGACGGAAAATATTGATGTCAAAGAGGAGAATACAGAATTAACACTCAAACACAATCGAGCAACATTTGATCTCAAAGAAG aaaaaataaatgatgatggAGATGATAGTGGTTGGGACGCTGATGACGACAATGTTATACTCGGACagattaaacagaaaaaaagttTAACGG AATCACTTGAACACAATGATAACATTATAGAACCAAGAACGTGGGGTATAGAACTAGAAAACTCTCGAGTCCTAgagaaaccaaaaaaaaatgtagatg AGCCCGTGGTGCACCAGTGCGACGTGTGCGGCAAGTGTCTCAGCACCAAGAGCAACCTGAAGGCGCATAAGATCTGCCACACCAACCTCCGGCCCTTCCGCTGCGACGACTGTCCCGCCACATTCAG AGGCTACAGCGCCCTGTTCCAGCACCGCAAGGTGCACTCGGGCGCGCAGTCCTACCACTGCGAGTACTGCTCCAAGCCCTTCCGACGTCGCACGGGACTCATCAACCACATCCGCGCACACACAG GAGAAAAGTTGCACAGCTGTACCATCTGCTTCAAGAACTTCGTGCAGAAGGCGCAGCTGTCGACGCACATGAAGCGACACAAGGGAGACAAGAGCTACCTCTGCCAGGAGTGCGGGAAAG GTTTCTCCGTAAAGTCCGACTTGACGGTCCACCAACGGACACACAACGGGGAGAAACCCTACGCCTGCCACCTCTGCGAGAAGACCTTCGCGACCTCCGGCAACCTCTCCATACACGTGCGGATACACAACAAGGAAGTCAA GTACACGTGCCCCGAGTGCCAGCGCGGCTTCGTGACGTACAGCTCGTACACCGTGCACGTGAAGCGGCACCGCGGCCAGCGCGACTACCGCTGCGACTGCGGCAAGACCTTCTACACGTCGTCCGCGCTCAAGCAGCACCGCGTCGTGCACAGCGGCCTCAAGCGCTACCAGTGCAAGCTGTGCGAGCGCCGCTTCGCGCAGCCCAGCCACCTCACGCGCCACTTCCGGCGCGACCACGCGCCGCCCGACGCGCCGCTGCCGCCCCCCCACCACTTCCGGCGCGTGCTGACCGACGCCGACCTGGCGCCCGCCGCGCTGCGCCCGGACCCGCCCGCGCCCTAG
- the LOC125071527 gene encoding protein phosphatase methylesterase 1, which translates to MSALQKTIMKNKLPPKVPRTSGSKLAPFSGGRRKDYTPVSWRNYFEKFLDLETEGGIFRVYLSPEPDIPQRPRIVTLHGGGYSALSWALFTEEITNMIHCQVVSLDVRAHGETQAKDPDDLNIDTLVKDVEQVLHKLYGQEMPPIILLGHSMGGAIAVRAAHVPSLEPFVQGVAVIDVVEGTAMEALASMQSFLRSRPTHFKSIEHAIEWCVRSGQVRNVASARVSMPSQIINCSTGQLATNEVEDYQSELTPTEPLAPAPRGDVIAEEGEEGEAEGEGEGDVAHFVKPLDEDRGMKYGWRVRLAESERHWAGWFRGLSAAFLSARAPRLLLLASLDGLDRDLTVGQMQGRFQMQVLTRCGHAVHEDSPAEVARVLAAFALRHRLTESTHWDEHFL; encoded by the exons ATGTCAGCATTACAAAAgactattatgaaaaataaactgcCACCAAAGGTGCCAAGAACGTCGGGTTCAAA GCTAGCGCCCTTCAGCGGGGGACGACGCAAAGATTACACACCGGTTTCTTGGAGAAACTACTTTGAGAAATTTCTTGACTTAGAGACGGAAGGAGGCATCTTCAGAGTCTATCTGTCGCCAGAGCCCGACATTCCTCAGCGCCCGAGGATCGTGACGTTGCACGGAGGAGGCTACTCAGCTTTAAGCTGGGCGTTATTTACA GAAGAAATAACCAACATGATACACTGTCAAGTGGTCTCCTTGGATGTGCGAGCTCACGGAGAGACTCAAGCTAAGGACCCAGATGATCTGAATATAGACACTTTAGTCAA AGATGTGGAACAAGTCCTTCATAAGTTGTACGGACAGGAGATGCCTCCAATAATTCTATTGGGTCACTCAATGGGTGGTGCTATAGCTGTGCGTGCGGCCCATGTCCCATCTCTGGAGCCTTTTGTGCAAGGAGTGGCAGTTATTGATGTGGTGGAGG GCACAGCAATGGAAGCTCTCGCCAGCATGCAAAGCTTCCTACGCAGTCGGCCAACTCATTTCAAAAGTATAGAGCATGCTATAGAGTGGTG TGTGAGAAGTGGTCAAGTGCGAAATGTTGCTTCAGCCAGAGTGTCCATGCCCAGTCAAATCATTAA TTGCTCGACGGGCCAGCTGGCCACGAATGAGGTGGAGGACTACCAGAGCGAGCTCACTCCCACGGAGCCGCTCGCCCCCGCGCCGCGCGGCGACGTCATCGCCGAGGAGGGCGAGGAGGGGGAGGCCGAGGGCGAGGGCGAGGGGGACGTCGCGCACTTCGTCAAGCCGCTCGACGAGGACAGGGGGATGAA GTACGGCTGGCGGGTGCGGCTGGCGGAGTCGGAGCGCCACTGGGCGGGCTGGTTCCGCGGGCTGTCGGCCGCCTTCCTGTCCGCGCGGGCGCCGCGCCTGCTGCTGCTCGCCTCGCTCGACGGGCTCGACCGCGACCTCACCGTCGGCCAGATGCAGG GGCGCTTCCAGATGCAAGTGCTGACGCGCTGCGGACACGCCGTGCACGAGGACTCGCCCGCAGAG